From the genome of Treponema denticola:
TTGCCAAACAAAGTCTGAAAAGAAGATGCACCCTCAAAATTAATCAAAAAGGTAGTATTATGATTTATAAAAGAAGCCTTGAAAGTTTCAAGGCTTCTTTGTATTTTAAGCAGCTCAAGCCTAGCCGAAAAAGCCTCCCGACATCATTTTAGCTTGTAGTCCCTTGTTTTTTGACACCTTCCTCATCATTTGACGGGTCTTTTCAAATTGCTTTAAAAGCTTGTTTACATCGCCTACAGAGGTTCCTGAGCCCTTTGCAATGCGTTTACGGCGGGGCGGCCCGATAATGCGGAAATTATCCCTTTCTTTTAATGTCATCGACTGAATTATGGCCTTTTGGCGTTTTAAAAGCGAGAGGTCCAGCTTATCCTTGTCTATTTGGCCTGAAAGCCCGGGAATCATATCAAGCATGGATTCCAATGGCCCCATCTTTTCGGCCTGCTCCAACTGCATGAGCATATCGGCAAGGCTGAAACTTTCGCTTTGCATCTTTTTTTGGAGCTTTTCCGCCTCTTCTTCATCATAAAGAGCTTGGGCTTTTTCGACAAGAGAAACAATGTCGCCCATGCCCAAGATACGGCTTGCAATGCGGTCGGGATAAAAGGGTTCAAGGTCTTCAAGCTTTTCGCCTGTTCCTATGTAAAAAATCGGCTTACCTGTTATGGTTTTTAAGGAAAGGGCGGCACCGCCTCGGGTGTCGGAATCGAATTTTGTAAGAATTAAGCCTGAAAGCCCTACCTGCTCATCAAATTCCTTTGCAACATCAACGGCGCTTTGACCGGTCATAGAGTCGGCAACAAGGATGGTTTCCATAGGTTTTACGGCAGATTTAATATTGACGATTTCCTTCATCATGTCTTCATCAATTTGGAGACGTCCTGCCGTATCGACTATGACCGTATCATAAAAGTTCTTTTTGGCAAAGGCCAGAGCATTTTTTGCGACCTTTACCGCATCCTTCGTTTCTTCTTTGTAAACGGGCACGCTGATGTTTCCGCCCAAAACGGAAAGCTGCTCTATGGCGGCAGGGCGGACAAGGTCGCAGGCAACCAGCAAGGGCTTTTTTCCCTCATTTTTAAGCTTTAAGGCCAATTTTGCGGCACTGGTAGTCTTTCCCGAGCCTTGGAGACCTAAAAAGAGGATTACCGATTGGGTGTCAGGCCCCCTTAGATCGAGGGCTTTTTTTTCGTCCCCTAAAAAGGAGGTCATCTTATCGTATACAATCTTTGTAAACTGCTGCCCGGGATCGACGGATTTTAGAACCCTTTCTCCCTTGGCTTCTTCGGCTGTAGCATTTATAAAACGGCGTACAACACGCAAGTTTACGTCGGCATCCAAAAGAGCCGTCTTAATTTCTTCAATTGTGTCTTCAATATTTTTTTCGGTAATTTTGGACTTGCCGCTCAATGAGCGCATTATCCCGCTGAATTTTTCGGTAATATTTTCGAGCATTACTTTGTATCTCCCTTTAGTAAGTTTTCTATTAAGTCAAGAGGTTTTAATTCTTTGTTTAAGATTTTATAAAGCCCCGAACATATGGGCAGCTTTAAATTTCTTTTTTCTGCAAGAATATTTAAATATTTACAGGCAACTACACCTTCGGGTAAATAGCCTATTTTATCGATATTTTTAATAAGATCATCCACATTTTCAAATGAAAGAAGAATCTTCTTTGTAATGATTTCATTACCGAAACGGCGGTTTCTGCCGTATTTACTTCGGCAAGTTACATCCAAGTCCCCTACTCCGGAAATCGATGTAAAGGTTTCAGGATGAGTTGCACCCATGGCGCGGCCTATTATCTGAATCTCGTTTAAGCCGGCAGCCAAAAGGAGGGATTCGGTATTGTCTCCAAAAATATCGGAGGTTACGGTTAAAGCGTCTAAAACACCGAAGGCTACGGCTACAACGTTTTTAGCGGCTGCACATACCTGTACCCCTATTATATCCAAGCTGGAATAAACAAGCAAATTCCTCGATTTTAATATTTCGCGGCACCGGATAGAGCACATCGGATTTTGAGAAGCGGCTATAAGACCTGTCAGCTTACCTTCGGCTACCTCCTCCCCATGGCTCGGCCCTGCTACATAAACCAAGTGATTTTTATAAAAGTCAGGAAGCATTTCCTCCAAAACATCTATTATAAACTTAGGTTCTCCGTTTTCATCTGGAATAAAGCCCTTAGTCAGTACCGCTATTGTAGGATAGGGCATTGCCCCATCGTCATGGCTAAAAGGAGCGAATTTCAGAAGCTCTTCAACAGTAGAAGTTAAATAAAGCGAAGGGCTTGCCAAAAAAATAAAGGCAGCATCTTTGCATACCGCTTCCATGTCCGTAGATGCAGAAACGGTTTTAGGCAATTTATGGTTAGGCAAATATTTTTCGTTTATATGGTCCGTATTTATCGAATCGGCAACACCGGCAGTGTGGCTCCAAAGCACAACCCTGTGTCCGTTTTTTCCAAGCGAACAGGCTACAGCCGTTCCCCAAGAACCGGCTCCGATAACGGCAATCTTATCGTTCACAAATTTCCCCCATTTGTTAAGTTCCCTGTTTATACAGTCTATCATTTTTTATTAAAAGTTTCAATAAACGTAAATTTAAAAAACAAGTATCTTTTCCGTTCTTTACAATTTGCAAATACTATGATATATTGAGCTTATGCGTAATAAATCAAAATTAGCCGGACTTTTACTTATTTTTTTAACTTTATTTGCCTTTTCATGCAAAAAAAATGAAACCTATGATGTATCGGTAGAAGATATATCTTTAGCTGAGGTTTTAGTAAAATCAAAAATTGTTATAGGAGTAAGTGCATATAACCCACCTATGAGCTTCTACAATAGCAAAAAAGAATTAGACGGCTTTGATATTGATGTTTTTAAAGAAATTGCAGATGTAATGAATATTGAGGCGGAATTTCAGACCGTAAACACCGGTGAAGTACTTCAGTTGATAACTAACGGCGATATAGATTGCATAGCATCAGGCTTTTCATATTCGGATGAAAGAACTAAATATTATGAAATGACTCAGCCCTACCTGCGCAATGCTGTAGTCCTTGTAACTCTAAAACAAAAAGAACTAAAAAATCTGGAAGATTTGAAGGGAAAAAAAATAGGAGGTCAAAAAGGCAGCCTAGGCATTTCTGTAATCAAAAATAATCCTGAACTGACGGCTAAAATTGCTTATGTTAGAGATACATATAATAATATCACGGAAGTTTTAGGCGACTTAAAAAATCTTGGGATTGATGCCGGCGTAGCCGATCTTTCGGCAATTATTGAATATTTAGCAAATGAGCCGGATGTATATAAAATATTCGGAGACGCCTTAGCTATGGACTATTATGTATATGCCTTTAAAAAAGGGAGTCTAGCCTTAAAAAACGAAGTGGAAAAAAATCTCTTAAAACTTGAACAACAAGGGACGCTTGAAAAAATTTCACGAAAATGGTTTGGAGCCGATAGGATAATTTTAGGAAAATAAAAAGGAATTATGGCTTTATGAAGAAAAATTTAAACTATGCTAAACTTGTCTTTATACTTCTTTTAACAGTATTGGAGCTTTCTGCATGCAGGCCTAAGGCTGTGCGTGTAAGAAAAAAAGAAAACGATATTTCTCTAGCAAAGGTCTTTGTAAAAAAGGAATTGATAATAGGGGTTAGAGACGATTATCCGCCTCTTTCCTTTCTAAACCTTTTTACAGCATCAGTTGAAGGCTATGATATTGAACTGGCTCAAGAACTATGCAGACGGCTAAAGGTTAAACCTGTTTTTAAGGTCATAAAATGGTCTCGAAGAAAAGAGCTTCTTAACAATGGAGATATTGATTGTATATGGGGAGCCTTTGGCTATAGCAAGGAAAGAGCAGAAGCCTATAGCCTTACAGCACCATATATAAGAGCGGCTATTATTTTCGTAGTAAAGGATGATTCACCTTATTATTCGATCCAAGACATAAAAGAAAAAAAAATAGGAGTTCTTTCTGCATCCTTTATGCAATCAAGCCTTAAAAAAGCCGAATTTACCTACGGAGTATTTAAAAATACTGTTGTATATCAAAAGGCAATAGATGCTGTTGCAGCCCTTGATAAAGGTGAGGTAGACTGCGTAGTTCACGATCTATTAGCTATAAACAGCCTTATGAAGTCGAGGAAAGAGCGCTATAGGGTGATTAATGAAGCTATAGCCTCAAAAGATTATATTATAGCCTTTAGAAAAGGAGACATTGCCCTGATGAAAGCAGTCGAATCTACTTTAGAAGAGATGGCTAAAAGCGATTTTTTAGAAAAAACAAGCAAAAAATGGTTTGATGCAAATATATCCATTGTAGGCCGCTAAACCTATAAAAAGAACCTTATTTTGTATAAACTGAAACTATCTCGCAAATGTAAATATAATGGAAATCTTTTTTTGGATATGAATCTATAATAATCTGCGGATCAACAAATAAATCCATATCAAATTTGCTTCGGTAGAGTTTTCGGCATACCAGAACGGTCTTAGCCTGTTCAAAAGATATAGCACCATCTTCAAGCATTATAGGCTTTAAGCCGGTTTCGCTTGCCTTATCTACATTACGGCCGGAAGCCGAACCGCAAAAAGCCAGCACATCTCTAGCCCACGAATCATTTTCTTCAAAAAAAGAAAGAGTTATATAATCTTCTTTATCGGCAAATTCGGAAGTATATCTGGTCGGCCTTATATAAACTGTAGCTGTAAGTTTATTCCACAAAAAGCCTATAGATCCCCAGCCGGCAGTCATCGTATTCCACTTACCTTTTTCCGTTCCGCATCCTGCAGTTACTAAAAAACCCTCATTATGAGAACCGGTAATCGATGAAACAGGTTTTATCAATTTATCCAGAATTTCGGCACTAGCCTTTTGCATTTTAAATTTTGACATAAATTACCTCCCAGTTTATTATATACGATAATCATTTTATGTGCAATAAGAAATTTTTCTTCTTTTCTATTTTTACATTTTATGATAGAATAGGTAAATGAAAAAGGTTTTGTGCATTTTATTTGCTGCCCTAATATTATCATGCCGATCGGCACAAATATCAAAGATAAAAATTGATCCGGCAAAAACGGACATTTATACATCTGAAAAAAACAAAGAAAGTTTTGCCGGCTTTCAAACGGAGGTAAGCTTTCCTCCGGAGGAAGAAAAATATGATCCTTCAATTTTACCGAACAACTTTATTCCTTTTAAGGCTTATACCGGACAGGGCTATCTTTACTTTCATACTGAAAATGTAAAAAAATTTCTTTTATATTTAAACGGGAAAAAAATAGATACAAAAAAAATCTGTAAAAATAAATATACTCAAATTTATATCGGAGATGAGGTAATAAACGGCACCAATAACTTACTCATTACAAATATTGAAGCCGAAAAAGATGATAAGGGCTTTTCGAAAACCTATACCTTATCGGTAAAAATTCCCTACCCTTCCATTATCAAAAAAGAAGAAAAATTAAATGATGTAAATTATAGGGCATTTCAAATAATAGATGACATCATGGAGGCTCAAACAGCAAACGGATTTCCCTCGATTCAGCTTGTAGTGGTAAAAAACGGAAGGATGATAAAAAACTCGGCCTACGGCTATATCAGCACCGTTGACGAGTTCGGAGAGCCCCTGATGCAAAAAAACCAAAAGCCTATCACAAAAGAAACTCTTTTTGATTTAGCCAGTAACACCAAAATGTATACGGTAAATTTCGCCTTACAAAAACTTATATCGGAAGAAAAGATTTCAATCTATGATAAGGTACAAGATTTTTTTCCTGATTTTAAGGACAAAAAAAAAGCTCTTTTTAAGGGAAAGAGTGAAATTACGGTTGAAGACTTATTAAAGCATCAGGCCGGTTTCCCGGCAGGGGCACAATATTATGTGAACAAAAAAATAACACAAAAAAAGAAAACCGATAAAAGACAAAATAAAGAAATTGTTTTAGAGCTGATTTGCAACACTCCCTTAATATATTCTCCGCGTACCGAGGTTTTATATTCAGATATAGATTATATGCTCTTAGGTTTGATTATAGAAAAAGTAACAGGCCTTCCCTTGGATCAGTATACGGAAGAAAATCTTTATAAGCCCTTAAATCTATCTTCGATTTGCTATGAACCATTAAAAAAAGGATTTACAAAAGAGGATATTACCACAACCGAAATACGGGCCGTCAAAAGAACAAAGGACGAAAAATTCAAAGACATAAAATACATGCCGGTTCACGGGACGGTACATGACCCTGAGGCTTACAATGCAATGGATCAGGTAAGCGGTCATGCAGGGCTTTTTGCAAATGCCGAAAGTATAGCAGTACTGGCTCAGGTCATGCTGAACGGAGGAGGATATGGAAATATCAAACTATTCGATTCGAGCGTTTTAAATTTATTTACCAGTCAGGGGAATTTTTTTTCGCAGGCAGGTTTAGGTTGGAGAAGGCAGGGACTCAATAACAGCTACGCTTGGGCTTTCTCACAGCTTGCAAGTGCAAACACAATAGGACACACAGGCTGGACGGGGACACTGACTCTAATCGATCCTAAAGAAGATTTAATAATCATAATCTTTACAAGCGCAAAAAACACTCCTGCCCTTTTCGGAAAAAACTTGCGCGGAAAATATGAGGGCGATTTTTATCTTGCAAAAAACTATGGAGCCGTTACAACGCTTATTTATTCCGCATTTAAAAACTATGATAATGCTATGCTGGACCAAATGCTTATAGAACTTGCGGTAGGCAGAAACGAACTTATAAATATGATTCCTGAAATTTATGACAACGAAGGTTCCCGCAAGGATTTGACAGCCATAATGGAAAGCATAAAAGAACAATCAAAGCAATCGGCAGTCCTAAAACAATTTTTAAAAAGTGAAAAAGCTATGGCCATACTTGCAGAAATTCAATCAAGGTACTCAAAGAAAAACTTGGCAAAAAAACAAACTGAAGGAACGGCAAAATGAAAAAGATGCTTTTTTTATTTTGGTTTTGCAGTCTTGCCCTCATGATTTTTGCAGAAAAAAAAGCAGGTAAGCCGGACAAGGCCGATTTTAAGATAGGCATTGAACGCGTAGACGAATTTTTTAATCTTTTTAAAGGAAAAAGAATAGGATTGATTACCAATCAAACAGGCATAGACTCTTTAGGAAGATCAAGCATCGAAATCTTATACGAAAAGACTAATCTTAAAGCTCTTTTTTCTCCGGAACACGGAATAAGGGGAAATGCGAGGGAGGGAGCCGGTATTTCCAACACGGTAGATAAAAAAACAGGCCTTACCGTTTACAGCCTTTACGGAAAAACAAAGCGGCCCACAAAAGAGATGCTGCAAGAAATAGATGTTTTATGCTTCGACATTCAGGATGTAGGGGCAAGGTTTTACACATATATTTACACAATGGCCTATGCAATGGAAGCATGCGCCCGTGACGGAAAAACCTTTGTTGTGTTTGACAGGCCCAATCCTATAAACGGCATAAACGTTGAGGGGAATATTTTGGAAGAGAAGTTTAAATCCTTTACGGGCTACTTTCCGATTGTCCAAAGGCACGGCATGACCGTGGGAGAATTAGCCTTAATGTTCAATAAAGAATTTAAGATAGGCTGTAACTTAAAAATAATCCCTATGCAGGGCTGGAAGCGTGAAGATTATTTTGAAGATCTTAATTTAATGTGGTTTCCGCCCTCGCCCAATATTCCTACAGCCGATACAGCCTTAGTTTATTCGGGCTTTTGTATCTTTGAAGGGGTAAACATTTCGGTAGGAAGAGGAACAACCATGCCCTTTAAATACATAGGAGCCCCCTATATAGATGCCGAGGCTTTAGCAGAAGCTCTAAATGCCCTCAAGCTTGAGGGAGTCTTTTTTAAGCCCGCCTATTTTACACCTGCCCTTTCGGTCTATAAGGATGAGATATGCGAGGGGGTTCAAATCATCGTCAGGGATAAAAACAAATTCTTGCCCGTAAAAGCTGCAATCGCGGTGATGTACACAATAAGGGAAATGTATCCCGATAAGTTTAAGATAAATAACTACCCTGCCGAACTCTGCGGCCTCAATTTATTAAGCGGAACAAACAAGCTAAGCTCGATGAGCCTTTCCTTAGATGAATACTTTAAATTTATCGAAAAAGACGAAAAGAAGTTTTTAAAGATGAGAGAAAAGTATTTGATATATTAAAAAGGACGGATGTCAATTAATTAATCGCTTCTACTTCTTCTTTGGAAAGACCCGATATTGTACAAATTTCGGCAATCGGGTAATTATGCATACGCATCAGCTTTGCCGTTTCGAGAGCTTTTTGGTATGCACCTTTATCAAGACCACGCTCAAGACCTTGCCGATAACCTTCGCTTATACATGATGCCCTGTCATGTTCATATTTCATACGGGAATCATATAGCCATTTATCTCTAGGACTCATTTCCATTATTTCTATCGTTGCATTGGCTTTTGCCATTATAGGGGATTCTTGTGCCAGCATATTACATACCTCCTCATCATCAATTAGGGGAGGAAAGACACTTTTTCGGATAAAAGATTTCTTTCCTCCCCTATAACCCCTCCTATCTTCAAAATAACCGCTTAGGGCTCTGCCCTAAGAACCCGTCTTATTTTGTAAATTTTTAGCATTACCTTTATTAAAGATATTACCATATAAATATCAATTTTTCAATAGTTTAAAAAAATGGTACGCTGGACAAACTCGCTGTTCCACCTGTTTTGAATTTCGATGTCGATAATCGTGTTATTCTTTAGGCGTAATTTTACGTCTAAGACTCCGGTTTTATCGCTTATCGAATCCTTATGAAACTCCTTATCCAAAAGTTCCAAGCCTGCGATTGTTTCAGGCGGAATATCCAATATACACTCCAAAAAATCCTGTAGTACATCCTTGTTTTCCTCCACTCCAAAAACTCGTTTAAAGGCATAGTCGTTGCGGAGGGTAATTTTAAATAGTTTTTTCATAATTAAGCCTCGTTAATAATTTTTTAAAGAAGAAAAACTTTTCCCCTTTCATAATTATTGTATGAAGAGTTTGCAATAAATAGTAAAATTTAAAAAAAGAATTACATTTTATTGATTATTTAACCGCAACGGACGCAAAGCGTTGAGCTTACACTCAACTTCGCAAAGGAATTTTTTAAAACTGCATCGATTACAAAAATCTTTTTATAATTTACTATTTTTTTCAAATAATAACTATAAATATAATAGGGAGGGGAAATGTTAAAAAATTAGGAGAACACAAATGATAAAAAAATTTGAAGATTTGACATTTACGGACGATTTTATGTTTTGTAAAGTTATGCAAAATCCGGATTTATGCAAAAGACTTATTGAAATGATATTATCCGATACAATAGGGAAAATTGCATATATTTCTGTACAGCATAATATTAAAAACTATGAACAGGCAAAGTCAGTGAGATTTGATGTTCTGGTACAAGCAGAAAACGGTAAATTTTACGATGTAGAAATGCAGGTAAGTAACGAGAAGAATATACCTAAAAGAATGAGATTTTACCAAGCAGCCATTGATATTTCATTCTTGGATAAGGGAAATTCTTATAACAATTTAAATGATTGTTTTATAATTTTTATCTGTACTTTTGATGCCATCGGTAAAAATAGGCCTATTTATACTTTTAAAAATATCTGTCTTGAAGATAAAAATATATCTTTACAAGATGGAACGAAAAAGGTTATAATAAACGCAGAAGCCTTTAAGGACACTGAAGACAAAGAATTAAAAGAATTTTTAAAATACCTCAAAACAGGTAAACCAAATAATGAATTTACAAGGAGGATAGAAAAAATGATACAAACAGTAAAACAAAATGAACAGGCAAGGCAAGAATACAGATTAATGTCAACTTTTGAAATGGATATTAAGGATAGGGTTAAGAGAGAAACAGCCAAACTTATGAAAAACAGAGGTTATCCCATTTCCGAGATTTTGTTAATGACCGGACTTCCCGAAGAAGAAATCGAAAAACTGTAGATTATACAGGCGGACATCCTGTCCTCTTTAGCAGCCAAAATTCCGCTTAGGGTCTCCCGCCCCTAAGAACTCGCATTGTTATCAAATTTTTAGTTTAATCTTTAGCTGAGATTGAAAACAGAGGGATTGCGGTAAGTCTAAAGACGGTTCTGCAGAACACTCTGCCTCTCGTCCGAGTGGAGGGTATACACTCGTTCGAGTGTTCGGATAATTCATACACATCATAAGATTTGCTATTTCAAGTTTGTTTTTGTATGAGCCATCGGAAAATCCTTGTTTCTATCCTCAGTCAATTACCTTCTTCCAAGTTTTTATAGTACTCATCTATTTCCTCCTGTTCGGCAAGGCGTGCCGAAATAATTCTGATTGCAGTTTTACGTTCGGTATAGATAACAGTCAACACCTTATTTACCATACCGATTGTTTTGTACCTATGCTCATCTATTGAAGAATGTTCTGCATCATACCGCCTATGTCCTTATCTATTATTATACCACAACTTCGGTAATTTTGTAAGGGTATTATTTAACCGCAGGGGGCGCAAAGGCCGCTGAGATTTTTTTTATAATTTACTATTTTTTTTAAATAATAACTATAAATATCTTTGCGTAGACAACCTTTAAATTTCGCCCAGAACCTTTGTTTCCTAACTCAACCAAAGAATTGACCAGAAACTTTGTAACAATGCGGGATTCCAAAGGGCTGCAAGTCCTTTGGCAGCGCGAGTACAACCAGCGGAGCTTCAAGGTAAAAAGGGATGGGGTCAAAGGGGAAGGTATAACCAACGAAGTTTCGAGGTATAAAACCACCGCTCTGACTTGAAAAACCCGTAAGGGAACGGGGGTTGTCCTTTCCTCTTTTAGAGGTTATAATAAATGCAGAAGGCTTTAAAAACACTAAAGATAAAGAATTAAAAGATTTTTTAGAATACCTTAAAACCGGCAAAGCAAAGAGTGAATTTACAAGGGGGATAGAAGAAATGATACAAACAGTAAAACAAAACGAACAAGCAAGGCAAGAATATAGGTTAATGTCGACTTTTGAAATGGACGCTATAGAAAAAGGGATTTACCGCAAAGCCATAGAAACAGCCAAACTTATGAAAAACAGAGGTTATCCCATTTCCGAGATTTTGTTAATGACCGGGCTTCCCGAATCTGAAATCGAAAAACTGTAAATTAGGGGAGGAAAGAAACTTTTTCGGATAAAAGATTTCTTTACCTCGAAACTCCGTTGGTTGTTACCCTCCCCTGGAGCCCGACGCGGCACCTTATAAGGTCCATACCGTTTTTTAGCAAAAAAAATTTTCGAGCCGCTAAAGCGGCTGACACAGTGCAGGTCATTCTTATTTTCAAAAATTTACTGCACCCAACAACACATTTTGCCTGTTCGGTTTCACCGCTTCGGGCGGCTTACGCTGCGCCCTCAGCTGCTCAACCTCTCCGGCAAAATGTGTGAACTTAGGGCCGGCAAGCCAAGCGGAAACCAAGATTGTAGTACCTGCCGTCAGGACTGTAGTAGTACCGTACGCCTACAGAGCAGAAGTCCGCGTCGTAGTACCAGCTGCCGCCGCGTAGAACACGGTAAGAGCCAGACGCGGCACCTTGAGGATCGGTAACAATACCGCCTTGCTCATAAGCAGCATCGTTTGCTGTAGGATTATTATTCCACCAATCAAAACACCATTCCCAGACATTCCCGCTCATATCGTGTAAACCAAGTGCATTCGCCCGCTTTTTTCCTACCGGATGGGTTTTATTGTCTGAATTAGCACGATACCATGCAACGGCTTTTGTCTCATCCGCATTATTCCAGTCAGCTTTAGCTCCGCTTGCACTGTTTAGTTTGGTCAGCCATACATCGCCGTACTTTTCAGCATTTGTTGTATCGCTTCCCTGCCAACGGGCCGCATATTCCCACTCGGCTTCGGTAGGAAGCCTAAAGCCTTTTTTACTCTTGTCAAAATATGCTGCATCGCAAGCCGTTCCATCCCTTGCATTCTTTAATACTGCCGGGTCGTTTGCACTCTTTCGGTATACACATTCATCTGCTGAACTGTTTATCATCTCCGTATACGCATTACACCATACTATACAGTCCCGCCAGCTTACCATTGTTACAGGATGATTTTTGTTTGCTGTAGGAGGCTTGCCTATGTTTGCATAATTAGGATAACCACCTCCGCCGCCTGTGCCGTCCCAACCTTCAAGCCCTTTGTTTGCAAAGGTGTAGCCCTGACTTTCTGCCCACATACGCACTTGATACCATAACTCGTATGTTACCTCTGTCTTGCCTAGCTTGTAGGGGCTTAATTTTACCTTACGGCCGTCAATAAATACGCCTTTCCACCGAGGTCCATTTTCGGGTAAGGCGTAGTCAGGGGCAACGCCTTCAATACCGTTTGCAGGAGGGGTTATTTTTACAAAGCCGTCGCCTGTGTCTTCAAAAGAGCCTACATCGGGCGGCGTGTTCTCAAAGCTCACCTTCACGTCAACCGCTTTTGTTACGGTATGGGTATAGGAATTCTCCGCGTTGCTTATAACGGTGCCGTCTACTTTCCACTCTTTTACCTCATAGCCTGCATCCGGCTCTGCGGTAAAGACAACAGACTTGCCCTTTTCGACTTCATTGCCCGAATTGATTTCGCTGCCGTCAACTGTAGCTTTAAGCGTGCCGTTTGCACCGTCCACGCCGAAGGTAAGGGTGTATTTGGGAAGCTGAGGCTCCGGAACCTCCGGGTTTTCAGGGACTGCCGGTTCCTGAGGATTGGGTAGCTGCGGTTTTTCAGGTACGGAACTTGCATTCCCCGAATTTTTATCCAGCATGTTCTTAAAAAACGGATTTTTACAAGCCGAAACCGATACCAAAAGTATCGCCAAAAATAAAACAAAATTTTTTTTCATATTCTAAATCCTCCGCTGATTCCTATTGCCCAGATTACGGGATAGCCGCCTCTTAGATAGGGTTCGATAAAAAAGTTGTTTATTGTAAATCGGTAACCGAATGCGGCTTCACCGAGGGCATACATAAAAAGTTTTGAAGGCTCACTTTCTTTTAGGCCGAAAACGGCACCGCCTTCCAATTGGATAAAAAAGCCCGAATCCCGTTTTTTTATCTTTAAAAAATCATAAAAGTTCCAACGGAATAAGAGAGCGGCATCAAAAATATGATGTTTTTTAAAGTCATTGGAATAAAGAGCCTTTGCTCCCAAGGATAGGTGCCCTATTTTGAGGTTTAAAGGAAGCATAAAAAGGGTGTAAAGCCCCGTGCCCATCGCATAACCGTCAGGCGAATTCATATTTGCCTCGGCTAAGAGTCCTAATGACCAGTTAAAAGTTTTTTTATCCCTATCGGCAAGGGAGATTCCCATTGAAGGTTTTTCAGGCTCGGGCGGTTTAGCCGAAACCTCACTCTCTTTTGCCGCAGATACTTTAGGCTCTTTTTTAGGTGCTTCCTTCCCAGGCGTTTTTGTAGGTACAGCCCTTTTAGGCTCTTCCTTTTTAAGTTCTTTTTTAGGTTCCGTATTTTCGCTCTCCTGTTTAGGCTTTTCAAGCTCGGCAGTTTCTATTTTAGAAAGCTCCGCCTGTGCTTTAGCAGGCTGTCCCAAAGGGAGTTTCAGTTTTTGATAAATCGCAAGTGTCCCCG
Proteins encoded in this window:
- a CDS encoding exo-beta-N-acetylmuramidase NamZ family protein, whose amino-acid sequence is MKKMLFLFWFCSLALMIFAEKKAGKPDKADFKIGIERVDEFFNLFKGKRIGLITNQTGIDSLGRSSIEILYEKTNLKALFSPEHGIRGNAREGAGISNTVDKKTGLTVYSLYGKTKRPTKEMLQEIDVLCFDIQDVGARFYTYIYTMAYAMEACARDGKTFVVFDRPNPINGINVEGNILEEKFKSFTGYFPIVQRHGMTVGELALMFNKEFKIGCNLKIIPMQGWKREDYFEDLNLMWFPPSPNIPTADTALVYSGFCIFEGVNISVGRGTTMPFKYIGAPYIDAEALAEALNALKLEGVFFKPAYFTPALSVYKDEICEGVQIIVRDKNKFLPVKAAIAVMYTIREMYPDKFKINNYPAELCGLNLLSGTNKLSSMSLSLDEYFKFIEKDEKKFLKMREKYLIY
- a CDS encoding Rpn family recombination-promoting nuclease/putative transposase; protein product: MIKKFEDLTFTDDFMFCKVMQNPDLCKRLIEMILSDTIGKIAYISVQHNIKNYEQAKSVRFDVLVQAENGKFYDVEMQVSNEKNIPKRMRFYQAAIDISFLDKGNSYNNLNDCFIIFICTFDAIGKNRPIYTFKNICLEDKNISLQDGTKKVIINAEAFKDTEDKELKEFLKYLKTGKPNNEFTRRIEKMIQTVKQNEQARQEYRLMSTFEMDIKDRVKRETAKLMKNRGYPISEILLMTGLPEEEIEKL
- a CDS encoding SUMF1/EgtB/PvdO family nonheme iron enzyme → MDGANGTLKATVDGSEINSGNEVEKGKSVVFTAEPDAGYEVKEWKVDGTVISNAENSYTHTVTKAVDVKVSFENTPPDVGSFEDTGDGFVKITPPANGIEGVAPDYALPENGPRWKGVFIDGRKVKLSPYKLGKTEVTYELWYQVRMWAESQGYTFANKGLEGWDGTGGGGGYPNYANIGKPPTANKNHPVTMVSWRDCIVWCNAYTEMINSSADECVYRKSANDPAVLKNARDGTACDAAYFDKSKKGFRLPTEAEWEYAARWQGSDTTNAEKYGDVWLTKLNSASGAKADWNNADETKAVAWYRANSDNKTHPVGKKRANALGLHDMSGNVWEWCFDWWNNNPTANDAAYEQGGIVTDPQGAASGSYRVLRGGSWYYDADFCSVGVRYYYSPDGRYYNLGFRLACRP